CGTGAAATGAGAACCGGACTTACTAAAACCCAGGAAGAAGTTTTAGCAACATGCAGATATTTGATTGATCATACTAAAAACTGCAAACTTAAAATCCATAATCAATACGGACTTTCATTACCTGTTTTTAGAAGGGTGATTGAAAATTTCTCCATAAAATTAGTTATTCTTCCACATTCTTATAAACAGGAAACCAAACGTATCCACCAATATCTCGTACAATTAGCAGGAAATCAAAAATGCCCTATTCTGCATTTGGGTAACGAACAATTCAAAGATTTCAGTAAAGCACTTTATATAGAAACCAGCAACGCTAATGTGCATGTTAAGGATGTACAGCAGTTTTTAAACGAAAATTTCTCTTATGAAATTGTAAGCCAGACTTCAAAAACTGAAGATTACGAAAATATAGCTCCTTTATCTGAAGCAATTTCAAAATACGAGATTGATTTATTAGTTGAAACCCGCAAAGGAGAAAAAATCAAATTCAAAAAAGTAAAAAAACAGCATATTAATGAGAAACTGGGACTTCCGGTACTTTCATTATACGAAGAGCTGGTTTAGATTTTTTCTTAGTGTTTAGTCCTTAGTAAATTAGTCCTTAGCTGTTTACTTTGTAACGACTATTAGCTTTGAATTGTACTAAATTTTCGCTGGATCAAATTTTTTGAAGGTGAAAGATAAAAATATTGTATTAGTTATATAAAAAACTTATAACTGATTACTAGTTACTAAGGACTAGCTGAATAATAATTTAAAACCGAAAATATGTTATTAAAGAAAAGAATACCAATGAAGTACGTTCTCGGGAAAATTAAAGTAGAACTTGCACTTGTAGCCGCATACACTATAGTATTTGAGATTTTTCACCACTATTTTGTTACGCTTCCCGTAGATATTCCAATAGCTATTCCAACCATGATTGGAACCATTATATCGTTGTTATTAGCTTTTAAATCGAACCAGGCTTATGACAGATGGTGGGAAGCCAGAATTGTGTGGGGAGCTGTTGTAAATGATTCAAGAACGTTAATTCGTCAGGTCCTGACATTTTACAAAGACCCTGATTTTTCTGTTGAGGCCAGTGAATTTAAGGAGAATTTTGCTAAAAGGCAGATAGCATGGTGTTATAGCTTAGGACAATCACTTCGAAATAAGGATGCAATAAAGCCGCTCAAAGGCTTGTTAAGTGAAGAAGAAATAAAGTATATAAAAAATCACCAAAACGTACCAAATGCTATTTTAATGCTGCATGCAAGAGATCTTCGAAATGCAAAAAATGATAAGCGTATTAATATGTATCAACAAGTAGAAATTGATAACACACTTTCGAGATTATGTGATGAAATGGGTAAATGTGAACGAATTAAGAATACTATTTTCCCAACAACCTACAGTATGTATATTCGATTAACACTGTGCTTGTTTATTTTATTACTGCCTTTTGGCTTAACAAGTGTATTGAGCTGGTTTGCAATTCCGTTAATTACGGCTATTGCCGGAGCTTTCTTTTTAATCGAGAAAATGGCGATTCATTTGCAGGATCCTTTCGAAAACAGGCCAACAGATACGCCTGTTACGACTATTGCAAATACAATCGAAAAAAATATTAAACAAATGCTGAATGAATATCAAAGCGAATTCGATATCATTAAAGAATTTGATTTAAAAGAAGAATCAAAAAAAGCGGAGAGTAACGCTTATTACGTATTATAAATTAATTCTTGGTTTTAATTGTTGACCGGACAGTAAGTAGTTGTACTGTCCGGTTTTGTTATCTTTAAGCAAAGTACTTATAAAGTTTGCTGAGCCAGTTTGCCTAATGTTTGGATGGAATGTCTTAATTCATTTGTCCATGGCAAGCCAAAACTCAGTCGCATGCAATTTGAAAATTGATCCTGAAAAGAGAAAATTCGTCCTGGTGCAATGCTGATATTATGTTTCATGGCCAAATGATAAAATTCGGCAGTATCTATTTTTTTATCAAGTTCTGTCCAAAGGAAAAAACCGCCCTGAGGCTGGCTAACTTTTGTACCTTTTGGGAAAGATTCTAAAATCGTATTGATATAATTATTACAGTTATAATTGAGGATCTGGCGAATTTTACGAAGATGATTTTCATATCGCCCATTTTTTAGAAAATCGCCTACAACTTCATGCGTAATGGTAGGAGAGGAGATGGTGTGATATAATTTCGTCCTCAAAATTTCTTTTTTAAACTTCCCCGGAATAACCCAGCCTACGCGATATCCCGGTGCTAAAGTTTTAGAAACGGAACTACAGCACATTACAATTCCGCTCTTATCGTATGTTTTACAGTTAGTTGGCCTGGCTGAGCCAAAATACAAATCGCCATGAATATCATCTTCAATCAACGGAATATTGTGTAATTCCATCAAACGAACAACTTCTTCCTTATGTTCGTTTGGCATCATACTTCCTGATGGATTACTGAAATTACTCATCAATACACAGGCTTTTATTTTTTTTGTTGAGATTGCTTTTTTTAAGGCTTCCAGTTCAATTCCGGTGGTTATATTGGTTGGTAATTCCATTACGTGAAGGCCTAATGATTTGGCCAGCTGCAGTACACCAAAATAAACCGGACTTTCTGTAATAATTGTATCGCCCGGTTTTGTTACGGCCATCAAACAATGCGAAATAGCACTTACACAACCGGGAGTGGTAATAATGTCCTCTTCTGTTAAAGTACCGCCCCAGTTAAATGACCAGCGGGCAATTTCTTTTCTAAGATTAACATTGCCCTGCATTTCTTCATAACTGGTTCCGCTATTTGGCAGCTGTCGCATTGCCTGAATCATGCCTTTATTGAGTTTTGCTATGGGAAGAAGTTCATTCGAAGGAAAACCTAACGAAAACATCGTAACAGTAGTATTTGTCATATTTCCGTAAACCAGATCGATTAAATCTTCACGGTCAATATTTTGAGTGGTCAGAATAGGGGAGCTGGGAGTTGGCTCAGGGACACTTCTTGCCGAAATATTGCTTACATAATAACCTGATTGCGGTCTTGATTCGATTAGCGACCGGCTTTCAATTTCGTAATACGCTTTGCTTACGGTACTCATGCTGTAGCCTGTTTCTGCACATACTTCTCTAATCGAAGGCAATTTATCCCCAACGCTTAAAAGACCCGATTTTATTTGTTTTTCGATAACATCAGCAAACTGTAAATAGAGGTAATTTGAATTTTTCATAAAAAAAACTGTTCTGCTGCAATTTACAAAAACTGTATCTGTATTGCTGTTTTATTTTTAAGAAATTTGCTCTATCAAAATATCAAACAAAAAATCCCATGAAAACAACCAAATATTATTTAGCTGCGATTACAGCTTACACGACCTGGGGTTTTTTCAGCCTTGTGTTAAAACCAATACATGAATATGCTTCGCTGGATATTTTATTCTATCGTGTTTTTAGCTGCAGCATTTTAATGCTGTTGATTTCATTTGTCTTTAAGCGAAAAAAAATAAATCAGACAATTGAAGTTTTCAGGACTTTACCATCTTCCAAAAAGGTAAGTGCAATTTTACTGAATATTGGCGGGAGTTTTTTTCTGATGGCAAACTGGTTTACTTTTATTTATGTCATGAATCATGTTAGTGTAAAAGCAACCTCGCTGGCTTATTTGGTTTGTCCCATTTTAACAACTTTGCTGGCCTATTTTATTTTACATGAAAAACTGAAAAAAACACAATGGCTCGCAGTTGGATTAAGTATTTCAGGCTGTTTGTTGTTATCCTATACTGATATTATGGATATGTTTTTTAGCATCATTATAGGATTTACATATGCTTGTTACTTAGTAAGTCAGCGTGTGAATAAAGGTTTTGATACCTTTATTGTACTGACATTTCATATTACGCTGGCTGCTTTATTTTTATTACCGTTTTATCCGGTGTACAGTGGTCCTGTACCTACAGAGTTCACTTTTTATTTTTGTATTGAAACGATAGCCATATTTTTTACAATCATACCATTGTTCCTGAATTTATATGCACTATCGGGAATCAATTCTTCAACAGTCGGAATGTTGCTGAATATCAATCCAATGATTGCTTTTGGGTTGGCTTGTTTCGTTTATAAAGAGAAAATTACGCCATTGCATATCCTGGCATACAGTATTATTTTTATGGCTGTACTTGTTTTCAATTCACACCATATTTTTTCCAGGAAGCAAAAAAGTATAGTTGGAGCTAAAAATTAAAATATAGAAATTAAATATTTGTCCGGAGGATTTATCAGCTGTCCGGACTTTTTTTCAAGGATTTTAACCCTATTTTTGTATTTCAAAAAATAAGTAATATGTTGTTTCTGATTTTAAGTATTATTTGCAGTGTTACAGTTGGTATAATTTTTAAATTAACCCGTCATTATAATTGTAATCCGGTGCAGATTGTTGCTTTTAATTATGTATTTGCACTCTTATTTTGCTACTTAACTTATACTCCAAATCTGGATGAGGTTTCCAAAAATGATCCATGGAATATTTATGCCGCGGTAGGGATTTTGCTGCCCGTTATTTTTCTGTTCTTAGCAGCTTCTATCAAACACATGGGAATCGTAAAAACTGACGCTGCTCAGCGTTTATCTCTTTTTATTCCGATCCTTGCAGCCTGGTTTATTTTTAAAGAAGAATTTAATTCTTATAAAATAATTGGACTTGCGGTTGGCTTTTTAGCTCTTTTATTTATTTTGAGAAAACCTTCCGAAAACCAACAGAATAAGTGGTTTTATCCTGCGATTGTTTTATTAGGTTTTGGAGTAATCGATATTCTTTTCAAACAAATTGCACTTTACAGCACTCTGCCATATACCACTTCTTTGTTTTTAGTTTTTAATATTGCATTGGTTGTCACTTTGTTTATTGTGATCTATGATTTTGTTTCGAAAAAAGTAAAACCAGAACTTAAGAATATCCTTTTTGGAGGATTGGTCGGACTTTTTAATTTTGGAAACATATTGTTTTACCTTAAAGCGCACAAAGCATTTTCTGAAAATCCTTCTACTGTTTTTGCAGGAATGAATATGGGGGTTATAGTTTTAGGAAGTATCGTTGGAGTACTTTTTTTTAAAGAGAAATTATCCAAAATGAACTTTTTAGGTATTATTTTGGCCTTAATTGCAATTATTTTTATTGTTTTTTCTCAAATTAAGTAAATTTTTCTAACCTATAATGCCTTAATTTACAATGTCTTTGTAAGTTTTTTTGCTTTTTTTAAAAAATAACTATACTAATTCTATAGAATTTATAAAATATATTTATAAATTTGCCATAACAATGAAAAACTATAATCGAAATATGATGTCTTTCAAATGCAGCTTAGCGATGTGCTGCATGTTGAATCATGTCCTGAAATGGCGTTAATAGAGAAAGTACTTGTTAGTTATTTTTTTTTTTAAGCCTTTCATACCCATGAAAGGCTTTTTTTGAATTTATTTAAAAACATAGATATGAGATCAAATAAATACACTAATACGCATATGCGATGTATTCTTACGAAGATTCCATGTTGTATTTATAGCAATTAAGTGCAGAAAATGCATCCATCCTCTTTTGCCAATGAGGAGAAGAATTTAAAATATAAAATTTCAAAATCAATTGAATCAAATCTTAAACTAAAAAAATATGAGCCTGGAAATAATTAAACAGAATCCTTTTCAGTCAATGATTGACCGTTTTAATATTGCAGCCGATATCTTAAACCTTGATGAATCGATCAGACAGAAATTGCAGAAACCAGAAAAGCAAATTGTTGTAAATTTTTCGATCACACTTGATAACGGCACAACTAAAAACTTTGAAGGATACCGTGTTATTCACAATACAGCCTTAGGGCCGTCTAAAGGAGGCATTCGTTATGATACAGCTGTAAACCTTGATGAGGTAAAAGCACTGGCAGCCTGGATGACGTGGAAATCTGCCGTAACCGGAATTCCGTTTGGTGGAGCAAAAGGTGGAATTATTTGCGATCCGAGAGAACATTCTAAAACAGAATTAGAGAAAA
The Flavobacterium flavigenum genome window above contains:
- a CDS encoding bestrophin family protein, with the translated sequence MLLKKRIPMKYVLGKIKVELALVAAYTIVFEIFHHYFVTLPVDIPIAIPTMIGTIISLLLAFKSNQAYDRWWEARIVWGAVVNDSRTLIRQVLTFYKDPDFSVEASEFKENFAKRQIAWCYSLGQSLRNKDAIKPLKGLLSEEEIKYIKNHQNVPNAILMLHARDLRNAKNDKRINMYQQVEIDNTLSRLCDEMGKCERIKNTIFPTTYSMYIRLTLCLFILLLPFGLTSVLSWFAIPLITAIAGAFFLIEKMAIHLQDPFENRPTDTPVTTIANTIEKNIKQMLNEYQSEFDIIKEFDLKEESKKAESNAYYVL
- a CDS encoding PLP-dependent aminotransferase family protein, which gives rise to MKNSNYLYLQFADVIEKQIKSGLLSVGDKLPSIREVCAETGYSMSTVSKAYYEIESRSLIESRPQSGYYVSNISARSVPEPTPSSPILTTQNIDREDLIDLVYGNMTNTTVTMFSLGFPSNELLPIAKLNKGMIQAMRQLPNSGTSYEEMQGNVNLRKEIARWSFNWGGTLTEEDIITTPGCVSAISHCLMAVTKPGDTIITESPVYFGVLQLAKSLGLHVMELPTNITTGIELEALKKAISTKKIKACVLMSNFSNPSGSMMPNEHKEEVVRLMELHNIPLIEDDIHGDLYFGSARPTNCKTYDKSGIVMCCSSVSKTLAPGYRVGWVIPGKFKKEILRTKLYHTISSPTITHEVVGDFLKNGRYENHLRKIRQILNYNCNNYINTILESFPKGTKVSQPQGGFFLWTELDKKIDTAEFYHLAMKHNISIAPGRIFSFQDQFSNCMRLSFGLPWTNELRHSIQTLGKLAQQTL
- a CDS encoding EamA family transporter, whose protein sequence is MKTTKYYLAAITAYTTWGFFSLVLKPIHEYASLDILFYRVFSCSILMLLISFVFKRKKINQTIEVFRTLPSSKKVSAILLNIGGSFFLMANWFTFIYVMNHVSVKATSLAYLVCPILTTLLAYFILHEKLKKTQWLAVGLSISGCLLLSYTDIMDMFFSIIIGFTYACYLVSQRVNKGFDTFIVLTFHITLAALFLLPFYPVYSGPVPTEFTFYFCIETIAIFFTIIPLFLNLYALSGINSSTVGMLLNINPMIAFGLACFVYKEKITPLHILAYSIIFMAVLVFNSHHIFSRKQKSIVGAKN
- a CDS encoding DMT family transporter gives rise to the protein MLFLILSIICSVTVGIIFKLTRHYNCNPVQIVAFNYVFALLFCYLTYTPNLDEVSKNDPWNIYAAVGILLPVIFLFLAASIKHMGIVKTDAAQRLSLFIPILAAWFIFKEEFNSYKIIGLAVGFLALLFILRKPSENQQNKWFYPAIVLLGFGVIDILFKQIALYSTLPYTTSLFLVFNIALVVTLFIVIYDFVSKKVKPELKNILFGGLVGLFNFGNILFYLKAHKAFSENPSTVFAGMNMGVIVLGSIVGVLFFKEKLSKMNFLGIILALIAIIFIVFSQIK